Proteins from a single region of Hymenobacter aquaticus:
- a CDS encoding murein L,D-transpeptidase catalytic domain family protein, whose amino-acid sequence MFTTRTAFTGLLLTTLTLLLSFTGPSTAADNPGNPAKLTLAANAAARKAFYTAAFEQHALLTYTQSGLTTSGLSFPVFREALVGYYNLQQRGLASAGKSLLTVIDFSRSSRLKRLWVLDVKKQKVLFHTLVAHGKNTGEEFATAFSNVNGSEQSSIGFYLTGNTYTGKHGLSLKLQGLETRYNSNAASRAVVVHGAEYVCEEFVRQHGRLGRSQGCPALPTDQASAIIRAIKGGSVIYAHAPARINYTSSFLQLDPALTAFARTQGLASL is encoded by the coding sequence ATGTTTACAACCCGGACTGCCTTCACGGGCTTACTGCTGACTACTCTTACGCTGCTGCTCTCTTTTACCGGCCCGAGTACGGCCGCTGATAATCCCGGCAACCCCGCCAAGCTTACGTTGGCTGCCAATGCCGCCGCCCGCAAAGCTTTTTATACCGCTGCCTTCGAGCAGCACGCTCTGCTAACCTACACGCAAAGCGGCCTGACGACCAGCGGCCTGTCGTTTCCGGTTTTCCGCGAAGCGCTGGTGGGCTACTACAACCTGCAGCAGCGCGGCCTGGCGTCGGCCGGCAAGTCCCTGCTCACCGTCATCGACTTCAGCCGCTCCAGCCGCCTCAAGCGCCTGTGGGTGCTCGACGTGAAAAAGCAGAAAGTGCTGTTTCATACCCTGGTAGCCCACGGTAAGAACACCGGCGAGGAGTTTGCCACCGCGTTTTCCAACGTGAACGGCTCGGAGCAAAGCAGCATCGGCTTCTACCTGACCGGCAACACCTACACCGGCAAGCACGGCCTTTCGCTGAAGCTGCAGGGTCTGGAAACGCGCTACAACAGCAACGCCGCCAGCCGCGCCGTGGTAGTGCACGGGGCCGAGTACGTGTGTGAGGAGTTTGTGCGCCAGCACGGCCGCCTGGGCCGCAGCCAGGGCTGCCCGGCCCTGCCCACCGACCAAGCCAGCGCCATCATTCGCGCTATCAAGGGCGGCTCGGTGATTTACGCCCACGCCCCGGCCCGGATTAACTACACCTCGTCGTTTCTGCAGCTCGACCCGGCCCTGACGGCTTTTGCCCGCACCCAGGGGCTGGCCAGCCTGTAA